The following proteins come from a genomic window of Pseudomonas putida:
- a CDS encoding ABC transporter permease subunit yields the protein MSGGIRGRYLALLCLLPFAVFFVIFQVAPLAWVAINSLQSEAGWGIDNFSKVFASKFYLQALQRSLEISFWSSVFGIVIATLGAYSLRQVDSKLRDFVSAFANMTSNFAGVPLAFAFIILLGFNGALTLLLKQIGLLEDFSIYSKSGLILVYTYFQIPLGVLLLYPAFDALREDWRESAALLGANHWQYWRHIGLPVLAPALLGTFVILLANALGAYATVYALTTGNFNVLPIRIAGLVAGDISLDPNLASALAMVLVGLMTLVTVVHQWLLKRSYHAR from the coding sequence GTGAGTGGCGGTATACGTGGCCGCTACCTGGCCCTGCTCTGCCTGCTACCGTTCGCCGTGTTCTTCGTCATCTTCCAGGTCGCCCCGCTGGCCTGGGTGGCGATCAACAGCCTGCAATCGGAAGCCGGCTGGGGCATCGACAACTTCAGCAAGGTGTTCGCGTCCAAGTTCTACCTGCAGGCGTTGCAACGCAGCCTGGAAATCAGCTTCTGGTCGAGCGTGTTCGGCATCGTCATTGCTACCCTCGGCGCCTACTCGCTGCGCCAGGTGGACTCGAAGCTGCGCGACTTCGTCAGCGCCTTCGCCAACATGACCAGCAACTTTGCCGGCGTACCACTGGCCTTTGCCTTCATCATCCTGCTCGGTTTCAACGGCGCGCTGACCCTGCTGCTGAAACAGATCGGCCTGCTGGAAGACTTCAGTATCTATTCCAAAAGCGGGCTGATCCTGGTGTACACCTACTTCCAGATCCCGCTGGGCGTATTGCTGCTGTACCCCGCCTTCGATGCCCTGCGCGAAGACTGGCGCGAGTCAGCCGCGCTGCTGGGCGCCAACCACTGGCAGTACTGGCGACACATCGGCCTGCCGGTACTGGCCCCGGCACTGCTGGGCACCTTCGTCATCCTGCTGGCCAACGCCCTCGGCGCCTACGCCACCGTGTACGCACTGACCACCGGCAACTTCAACGTACTGCCAATCCGCATCGCCGGCCTGGTGGCGGGCGACATCAGCCTCGATCCGAACCTGGCCAGCGCCCTGGCGATGGTGCTGGTGGGGCTGATGACGCTGGTCACGGTGGTGCATCAATGGCTGCTGAAAAGGAGCTACCATGCGCGCTGA